TAGCAGAACCCTGTAACatggtttatttaatttttaaagtttataatgcATCATTTGTTTCAGGCATAAGGATatatatcacacctgttatgcCTTGAGTGGATTGTCAGTAGCACAGCATGGCACTGGTGCTGGAGATCCATATGTTGTAGGCCGTCCAAGCAATGAACTAAACAGAATACATCCCCTCTACAATGTGGCTCCACATCTAGCCTATAATgctatacattattttatccGACATCCACCTCCAGTTAAGgataaaaattaactttttcacTTTGAAGAATTATCTAACCATCCTAAATGAAGCATAGATAAATATTTGCATTGTAAGTTATTGTAAGCCTTGCTAtagtaaattatgtatattctctatgttttcttataaatatagaaatagtCAAATAAGTCTATTTTTCTTATTGAAGTAGATAAAGatagtatttatatttgattttagCCCAAGTTCAATTTGTCATCtgacacaattaattaatattttttgtgttactcAAAAGTATCCAgatttaaaactataacaaaCATTGTTCAAAGCTAAGATATTAGTTTTTTCACATACAAGTATTACAGAACATTATCTTGTTAACATTTTAGTTGTTCTTGTTTCCTTCAATTGGAATGAATATTATTACCTGAGTTTGTTTTGAGGTCAAATTCCACTATgcttacttttaattataacataattttacatttgtatgtaaatctccctatctttgaaaatgtttgtgctcataaatatttatatttatataggtgCAAGCTACGCACattatttatagattaataGACACCACACTTTTattatgctatttatttatttcattgttttccatataataaaaatgtaactatTACATGATATTTCTCCTTGAACCTTATACACTTTTATCtacaatatgttattaaatatgacACCTGTAGTTATATGATAAGGGTTATACAACACAACAACACTCTTTGTGTGAatgaaacaataacaattttggTGATTGAGATGAACATTTAGCACTACATAAATAAGcgacattataatatatatttggtAAAGTTGAAGTACAATggtttcatttgttttatcaCACCAGTACAAATTCCTCAGACTCAATGTCCGTATCACTATCTTGTATATTCGGGGTGACCCAGTTTTGCTCTGTTTCATATATGGAATACCTGATATTGGGAAAGTTCATAACATTAGCGCATGATCCACTGTTTAAGCTAAAAATAGGATACTCAAAATTAGTTGAGACACCTTGTGGAACTAGGaatgttgttattatatttatataagtttcaAAGTCATGCTGTGTTGCCAAATAAAAGCCGATACAACATGAGGGATCCATTTTACTAAGAGGCATTTTTCTAGGTGAACGACAATGAAAGGATTGCATGGAAAAGTTTGGCTGCCATACATCCACCATTTCTTGACAATAATGTGGATCTAAATGTATCAATCTGTCGTCTTGGTACCCAACAAAGTATAATGAATGTTTAGGTCTCCCTCCAATAATTCCTATGCAAAAGTCTAGTGTAAGCAATGATGTAAGACAGGGGCCATAGATTGGATTAAATTTATCAGTCCCTAATTTAACAGGTACTAAAAGGATAAGTGATTTCCATGAACCATTAGGTAATCGACAAAGTGTATATACATCTTGGATATATATGGTAGAATCTTGAGCAACATAAACTTCTAAATTATCAAATTCATAATTTTCCTTTGAAGCAGCATTCATAACTGCTTTCAGGCAGTGAGCTACCGAAGCTGGGCCATACCAGTCTCCTGGCTTCTTTCCTAGTGCCTCTCCCAGGCTAACCATCTGATGAATAGATAAAGGACTATTCACTGATGACTTGTCACCAAACCACTTGATTATCATGCGATGTAAACAATCTTCCTGAAATTCTCTAGCATTCTGTATAGGTTTTTCAGGTGCCCATCTCCATGAGCGTCCGAGAAAATGACACACTAAAGCTTGTGCAAGCAACATCTGACCACTTCGCAACATACAGCCCCAGCCACAGTCTGTAGTAAATGATGATCCTGACATAGTAGGGAATTCCCTTCTGTAAGTCATCCAAATTTTGCTAATAAAGTCGGACTTGAAACCCTCAATGCCCTCTCCATAAATCTGCTCAATAGGCTGATGAGCGGTGGCTTCCGTACCGATTTCTGTAGAGGACTCTAGTGATCCAGTGGGGCTAAGTTTACGATGGTAACAACGGCCAAGAAGCCACACAGGTGATTCTTTAGAGAAACTTGTTTTCATCTTAACAGTCCATCCAAATTTCACGTTATTCCACATAGACAACAGACGTGATTCCACTTTACCTTTGAGATCATGCAATTCCTCTGAACTATCACGTGCATTAGAACCTGCAGCTTTGTGTCTGTCAATTTTCGTAGCTGATGCATTTTGTGTGATACCATTTTCAGAGGCTTTCAATTCAGAGTTGTGCACAGCAATGCTACTAGAACCGTTCATCATATCGACATATCATACCTAATAGGTCTAATCCTTATGTGCTAAGTGACTAGTCAGCAATACGTTCAATGTCTTtccaaaatacattttccatTCTCGATAAAGTTCTCggttttttaaatttcacaGAAGTAAGTACGGCGTTACTAAACTCGATAGTATTAAAGTGAAGCTTGAGGAATTTCAGCAGTGGAAAATAAAAACAGCAGAATGAAGAAACACAACACAATGACTGACGACTGACATAAGTATGACATTACAATGACAGATAGTCTATGATTACATTGATTACTATTGACAGTATTGACTACCTACTCTACCTGCATTAAATTGACTACCTACCTCTATCGACCTACCTACTGACAGAAGTAAAAGGTTCACTGTTTAGGTAAGTAGGGTAGCTACTAGCACCTATCGGAAAGGCAAACATACAGCCATATATCATAAATTACGCCTAAACTACTCGACGCCTGTCCACTGCGTCGTGATTGCAGTGTACGGACCATAAGAATTTGTTGCTTTGTATTGGTTTTTGTCTAACTGCGTCCACTGAATCGACATTTCGGTAGAATAAAATAGTACTAAGTGACAGATCCGTAGAGTCCGAATGGACCGTGCGATCCGATACCAACGCAGTAGAAGCGTAGCTTTATTCCCAAAAGACTAGACAAACACCAAGTGACCAAAGAACGCAACTTAgtaggtacgatccttacaactCACGAAAAGACATAATTTCTactaaatagtaaattttagaTTAGGCAACTTTGTCTGTGGTTCAACTGTCAGTCAAATATTGTCATTATTGTCACTAATGTCAGTTGTTTTGTGTAGTGTCAACTTACAGGTTGTGTTGATGctttgtgttaattttatttacggtttgaattaaaataaaatagatttaacaaTCATCGAAAcaccaaaagttttacaaaatgaCAGAAATAAGCCCTCAAAATATAATGAAGATTGAAGATTACAATGCTATTGTAGAGGACTTCAATAAGCTTCCCTCCTTTAGCCGCAAATCAGAAAACGAGCTGAAAAAGAAATACAAGCAGTAAGTATCGCTATCATAGTATCGTATCTTTTGTTTAATAatcctttttataaataagttggTGTCAATGGATGATACTAATTGGGAGTGCCcctattatattacatttagaGAAACTGTATTGACATTGTTTCTTGAATATGCGAAGCAACACAATAATTAATGCTTTCACCTATCATAAAGCCAAGTAGAGAGCCTGCTACATAAGGTACCAATtggataaaatttaatcaaatcacCTATGTATTTCTGTTTCAGTATTTCTCCATCTACTCTGGGCAGCATAATTTCTTTACTAGTACAGAGAGCTATGAAACACAGCTATAGAAAATCTCCATTAATATCAAGTAAATACCATGAATTTTATGAAGGACTTATGCGAGATAAGAGTAcagaaaatgttataatacaGTAAGTGatctaaattgtttttaatgatTGCAATATAAAAAGTCAAAActgctttttaaaaaaaatgatcttggttgtaataaagtaatgttttttttcagaCTTTCCGATTGCCAAGGTATTAGCCCAGCATTGTTTGCAAGATCATTACTGCAAAGTGTGTACTCTGATTCAACAGTAGCAAAGAAGTATATTAAAGATACTACATTAATAGAAGACAAAGATTTGGCATATCAAGTATTTTTGGTAGATATTAAATTTtctctacaatttttttaaacaatccttataaaagaattttattaacatGAAACCACATTTTTCAGGGTATTATGAACGATAATCAGTATGGGCCTTATGctgatattataaaacagtaagttaacatc
Above is a window of Anticarsia gemmatalis isolate Benzon Research Colony breed Stoneville strain chromosome 19, ilAntGemm2 primary, whole genome shotgun sequence DNA encoding:
- the Atg4b gene encoding autophagy-related 4b, with translation MMNGSSSIAVHNSELKASENGITQNASATKIDRHKAAGSNARDSSEELHDLKGKVESRLLSMWNNVKFGWTVKMKTSFSKESPVWLLGRCYHRKLSPTGSLESSTEIGTEATAHQPIEQIYGEGIEGFKSDFISKIWMTYRREFPTMSGSSFTTDCGWGCMLRSGQMLLAQALVCHFLGRSWRWAPEKPIQNAREFQEDCLHRMIIKWFGDKSSVNSPLSIHQMVSLGEALGKKPGDWYGPASVAHCLKAVMNAASKENYEFDNLEVYVAQDSTIYIQDVYTLCRLPNGSWKSLILLVPVKLGTDKFNPIYGPCLTSLLTLDFCIGIIGGRPKHSLYFVGYQDDRLIHLDPHYCQEMVDVWQPNFSMQSFHCRSPRKMPLSKMDPSCCIGFYLATQHDFETYINIITTFLVPQGVSTNFEYPIFSLNSGSCANVMNFPNIRYSIYETEQNWVTPNIQDSDTDIESEEFVLV
- the LOC142980909 gene encoding CDAN1-interacting nuclease 1 — encoded protein: MTEISPQNIMKIEDYNAIVEDFNKLPSFSRKSENELKKKYKHISPSTLGSIISLLVQRAMKHSYRKSPLISSKYHEFYEGLMRDKSTENVIIQLSDCQGISPALFARSLLQSVYSDSTVAKKYIKDTTLIEDKDLAYQVFLGIMNDNQYGPYADIIKQSIGLEYELRLERELRLMNITFSDENVLRSRGYDKTPDFKLDVPIAVDGFIVNWVESKALFGDEENHSGYLKEQLLCYWNRFGPGLVIYWFGYLETLESTAEVNSMFILRTSFPSKSSITQYKMDI